ACACCTGCATGGCCCAAGGGCACATGTGATGAACTAATAAAATCTTGACGTCAACAACACGAAAACATATACCACAACGTGTCAGTGACACCATCCCCGATGATCGGGGTCATGATAGCAGACCGATGACCGAGAGCGATAACTCTTTCTTCGCCGCGCCCGTGATCCCTAAAAGTGGTGAAGGGAAAGAAGGAGTGCTTTGCACATCGTTTGACGAGGTTACGACACCCAGGAGAGCACGAAAGCATTAGCGGGTGCGGCACAGCGACGATACGGGTGGGCGAGACACGGCCCCGTATTACGACACTGCAAGGGTAAGACGGTATatattttcgctgctctctctttttttttttttacgtactCTAGTGACGCAACGGTTTTTTGTCTGTGGTAACTTGGGTCAGGTCAGGTTGGTAACTGACACAGCTGTTCTCAGAATCAATCTAACTACATCGAATGGTGTGCAAAACTGTGCAGCGCGTTTCATTCTTGGTGACTCTGTCGGCACAGAATCCGAAGCATCGTAAGTCCATCGTCACATAGGCGAGCTGAAGTTCGAACGATTCTAAGGACTTTCTGCGCGCGGGAATATGGCGTAATCGACGCGCGCGCTGCACGCAGGGGAGACGGGCTCTGTATATTTTCACTCACATCATTAGGTTCATTAAGAAATGACTAGTTTGCCTCTGTTTGCACAAGGGACCTAGGGGTTCCGGGAAAAATGGTGCCTGGTTGTGTGGGCGGAAATAATCGTCCCACGGGGTTCTCTGCCACCAAAAGTtcaggagcgtcgttgtggacataTCATGAAACTGAGcatagccgatcaagtgctatcattcgcccccccccccccctggcgtgttgaaattgggagacatacgCTCTTTTAATTAAGATTCGAATGTTAGCGAACAATAAAAGCTGCACGCCATTCAACGAGGAACATAATTCGAACGTAATCGTTTACACATGCGttgcaccgcttgtattgtgCGGCATGCGtctgttcctttctttctttcttttatccaggggagtacagacaacgcgacaagattaAGAAGCGGTTCTCCAAGATTCTGCTACCTTATGCGTGTTTATGGCAGATAGGTTGGAAAAAATGGTACCCGTGTCTTTTTATAAGAAGGAAGTGTTTTTATTTTggttgcgtgttagcgccgcgaagcaactaagGAAGTGTTACAGAGTAGTGAGCAAAATGGCACGCTACCTTCCGTACACACTGTACTCGTACCAGTGATTGGAATTGGATTGCAAATAAAGGCAAAATAAAACACATATAACCGCGTTAAGCTGAGCATATACTAGCCTGGGGCTCTGATTTCGCGGTCCTAAGATGTAGTCGGGTGTAGTTCCCAACTCAGCCTGGATGCTAATATTTTCCTATTGTTGGTGAGACAAAGGTTTTGCAGTTGGTCTCTTATACTTTCTATGACGATGAACCGTATGTTGAGCAGAAGCGGAGTTTTAAGGGCAATGAATCAGAGGGCGTacagcttttattgttcattacCATCGACACACAAAAGATGCAGGAGGCAACCGCAACACCCGCGTCTGACCAACAGTAGAAAAATAGTAGCATCCAGCGAACTAGTGCAGCAAATGATATCGCTTTTATGTTACTCAGTGAATGGCGTGTAGGCTTTATTCGCCATTAACAcacgaagagaaaaaaaaacacgacaaCCCTACGCCTCCAAatttaaataaatgaataataaatatgtatttccgcTTCTGGATAAATGGAGGAGCTCGAGCAAAAAGTGAGGACGTTGTGATTATTGTGACGTTCCATAGTTTCAAGCGCATTTTGTATGCCAAAAAGGAAAGACTACGCTGAACTGAAGCGTgggcaacgaaaaaaaaaatacatccaaattaaaaaaaaaaaatccgtacGCTCCTgtaccgaactgtacgtgcacatgCGTAGCTGCATCCCCAAACAAGTGAAATGAATTTTGATgcttgagtttgattatagattGATTTGGTTACCTTGAGGTTAATTTCGTAGCGCCGATTGATAAAGGGGAAATGTCGTAGCTGGGCGTCACAGCACATATGGGCATAtgatctgtctgtctgtcttttttgttgttgttgttgttgttgctgtcgtTGAACTGTTAGATACGCAACCAGAAGGCAACCTCATCTTTCTCGACGTTTAGTCGATGTCGTAAAATTCGTAAAATATAAACCCTGGTTCATTTCAAATTATGACATGTTCAGCTAAATTTTACACCTATATGCTTCAACGTACATCGTCGCGCGAACTTGTCAACCGATCGTACTCGTCGGCATGGTTATAATAACGAGATGAGGCAACAAGTATACCTAAACCTATGTGTACTCGTCAGCAGCATTTGCACGGCCTCCTGTACAACAGTACAAGTCGAATCGAAAGATGGCACGTTCCTCACGGGTCAAAACTGAAAATGTTCCTTACATCCGTTTATCTTCTAGGTCCCTATTGAGTAACCCCGTCTAAACTGAAGTTGAGTATGAGGTCGTACGAGATACAGCGACCATTCTTCTCACGTGCGCGTCGATAGACTTTTGTAGCGTTTTTTGGCTCGTCCGAGAAGTCGGTCTTTTATCTCCCGCCCCGGTACTGACTGGTCAACTGACCTCGTTTCGCTTTTTGTTTTGCTGTCCTTCCTGTGGTTACCCTATACATCAGGCAAACTGACCAGAATAACGCCCTGCGTTTGATTTTTTTGGATGCTATCACGTTCTGGATTTGGGACGGAAGACGCACTGCATTACAGAGCAGCGCCCTCCTGAGGCCCACTTCACTCTGGCACTAAGCTCTATAGCAtgaatgacccccccccctccaaaagTTCTGctaaaaactaaaaaattcgcgaacgggtgcaccaatcgcaGAATTTTTTCTTTGTTACAATTAtttgtccgataccacctacaagctgcgcaccgtgtgaatgagtgggaggcgctcattattcaaatgagtttcgtgaagaaacgtatcttctaaagcaaggcgctgtcggcattaaaatgattaGTACCCCTTCCGGGAACATCGGAgggcaccttttagagaaaaatctgccaccgcaactggtcatttgttgcagtaattaattggtttcggtttgcgcaattttgtcgcggctggtcgcagtgaagcacaATTTACACATGTGCAATATACGTTTGGCTGCGCACACGTAACAGgtacattattatttttttgtgaaTTTTCTTTCAAGGATATTCAAAAGCCGGGATGCGATATAGGAATATATATATCGCACCGACTTATCGCAACGAAAACGTTGAGCGTTTTTCGTTTAGTCTGTTTAGTTTAGTCGTTTAGTctgaaacaatgacgtaaacAGCGAGAATCAGCTGAGGCAGGCCACAaatatggacgacacaaacatgtcaGCCTCGAACGCCCGGAAATTAACGAGTTCAAGTAACCTCGGGAAAAGGTGCTAACGCCCGCAATCGAACCCGTTTCTGATTTCCtgtcagatatgctaccactaCACTACCGCTGCTAAGTTACTTCATAAACGCAACGTTGCGATAAGTCGGCGTGATTTCTATTACATTTCCTTTCgttctatttattttattttcaaataCGTGTACCTCCTGCATCCTTTTGGATGCCCGGGTATGAGTGGTACaacatcgaaaaaaaaagcatcacaCGTGAATCTGAGGTCACCACATTATCTCGCCGTCAGAGATAGACTATTATGTAGGAACGGAAAACGAAGAGTAATCTTATCAGCGCTGTAGACAGGGATTTACGCGGGATTTGCACCCCAGGAAGGGTGTGGTGCGGGGTTGGTAatacgtgcactcttaaaaatgatggtggtggtggtggtgatagggcttgccgttgtcggcctcacgtatgtgggcaacgtcacgactcacgccctgggggaatgtgcgtcctgggccgacttctaagggaactgtgccgaccatgaacttcaccacatagcacgctcctagccaaccatcctcccgaatgacaacgttctctccctagatttgttgaaaatgggaggcggggCCTATTTGGtgctattatgcacggcacagaataggctccgcctctcgttttcaacaaatcaggggcgagaacgttgtcattcgggatgatggttggctaggagcgtgctatgtggtgaagttcatttcttttcctttttttggctatagtcgtgacgatgcccacttgggtgcggccaacaacggcaagctacctcgacacccccccccccccccccctaatttctaagagtgtggggaCGAAGTGTGTGACACCTGTAGcgcctgctttttttttcttgtatttgtCGTCTATTTTCCAGGTATTCTGGTCTTTTTTTTGGCAAAGTTTTTTTTCGTGGGGGTTACAGGACCTTTAGGAACATTAGGGGAGCGTGGAGAGTGGGGGGCGGGGGAGTGATGCTAGGAAGATCCCTGTGTGTAAGATTCGCAGTGTTCGCAAAACGGGCAGCTCGAATTGTACGACGTAAttgcgatatatatatatatttccttCTGGCTCCTAATATATTTTTACGACTTCTTCCACGGCGGTATCTTTGCAGGCTCACCTGTCTTCGGCTGATTAAGCAACGATGCTAGCCTGGATTGTGGCTGTGCTGGCCTGCTTCGTGGCTTGCGTCACTgggcaagtcggcttcaccatGACGCAGGCAGCCGTGGATGGGAACTACCTCCGCTTCAGTCTGGTACCCACTAATTATCGAGCGGACATTACAAAGGAACTGGGCGCGTTCCGGTGAGTACCTCTAGAACGTCAGACTATACGCCGTCATGATAAATTGTATAAGAATGCATTTTAATCTTGGCACAATTGTCTTTGCATCCCAACTATGATGACGAGCcacagttcgaggtaactcgttactgtaactaagttcctctTTTTGGTAACttggtacttttgcgccgtggtaactttcagaggaactcgtttctttttcaggtagctttgccaaagtaacttaagctcaGTTCTAAGCTACtattaattcgcttttcactcacgtccacatattttcttacgttctctccggttccttcatggcatttttttttgccataaaacgtgatattcagtgAGTGACAGTATCCTTTTcaaggaagtaagaaccgctgccattgaaatggagcagaaccattgtgcgcccacaggaagtaagatgcaaagcgttcgaatagacctctactagAGAAAcgcatcatgacgttggtagacagactgaaaccgaaacaaatcggaaggaggggttaggttccacgaacgggcacttgttcgctgcctcccatcgaAAGAAAGTCTGAAGGAAAGATGGGGTAGGACtgaaggtcgtgtccctttcagggaccatcgtaataccctcaagaccgtggctttcgggcgcgaccttgttcacctctagcttcgagcgtagttcaactctaccaaattggtaaCGCTGTCCAACACTATAACGTCATTTCCTcataaacagggagaggtctattgttggacataaacgaaaacgatctaagcgtgttgctctcctccgcaggcaactcaaggtgtaactcaactgctcacgcacgctgcacctgtgtagtgctattttgtgtccgaagaaacttggaagtaactcgttctttttttttttaaagtaactcagcaactgcgagttacatttcagactgAAGAACTGCGTTATTAAAGTAGTTACacttttcacacggtaacttaactcgtaacgagttctttttgacgggtaacttctcgaccTATGAGACGAGAAACGTCACAGTGGTCGGACCGATGCACTCATTTTACTCCCACGAGGGTTCTTTAAAATGACAATCCAAACTGAAACTAAGCTAAATGAAGGCCACCACGTACTCTGTTGTGGTGCTCAGAGTTGCCGTGCAAAATTTTCCATTAAATATACCCCTCCCTGTTAGTAAACAAgtgatgtcatagtgttcgacagcgccaccgacatggtagacttgaactacgctcgaagctagaggtgaccaaggtcgcgcccgaaagccacggtcttgaggggattacgatggtccctgaaagggtcGCGACCTtccgtcctacttttctttcaatagaaggTAGGCTGGGGCAAAATCCTCATGAGCGAGCCAACCCTCGACCCCATTTGTTGACATGGGCGCACACTCCAGCAGAATGAATTCCTTGTACTGTTGAGGGCACGGTTGTCTCAAATTAGCACTCtgtggtttatctcatctcaaacCTCCAGGTGTTGGAAGAATATTTCTTCCGAGTAATAAACAGCAcatatggtccaccttcaaacaCAATGTTGgcaccatagattgagaagttacccgtcaaaaagaactcgttacaagttaagttaccatgtgcaaaatgtaactaagttactaacgaagttcttcagcctgaaatgtaactcgccgTTGccgagttacttaaaaaaaagaacgagttacttccaagttacttcggacacaaaatagcattacgcaggtgcagcgcgcgtgagcagttcagttagaccttgagttgcctgcgaagGAGTGCGACACGCTTAGatcctgtgggcgcacaatggtccagcttcatttcaatggcagcggttcttacttcctgaataaaatactgtaattgatttaatatcacgttttatggcaaaaaatgcaaTGAAGAAACCGGACAGAAAGCacgaaaatatgtggacgtgagtgaaaagcgagtgaaaagtaacttggaacttagcttaagttactttggcaaagttacctgaaaaaggaacgagttcctctgaaagttaccacggcgcaaaagtaccgagttaagttacaagttaccaaaaagaGGAActcagttacagtaacgagttacttgtaacgagttacctcgaactctggttggcacgacactttcaagcgcaagcGAGGTAATAcgggacggcgaagtactgatTTTAGTTAACCGTGACAGTACGTAGTACGTCACATGTTAGACAGCCTGCAACATATATGTGTATGTTCACGTAACCATCACTGCCACAATCTCGCTGCTGTCGTTCAAAACGCGCGTGCAAAGAGCGAAAAGCTTGTAGCGCCGCCTGCTGCGCGCCAAAGCAATCAGTGTTGCCTACCTAAATCGAAAGTGGTGTCGTAGATGGCGCCAGTTGTCGCTCGTAGTCATGTTGGAGAACCAACAGTGAAGGGTAAGAAGAGAATGGTAAGTGCGGGTCCTGCGACGGGTATCAATAGGCTCGATGATAGGATCTTTGAAATCTTGCGCGGGTCACGTTACCTTGGAAAGCCTGCCGGAATGCACACGACACTTGGGACTAGGCGGAAGCCTCCAAAATGGAAACCGGAAGACCAGCGGTAATGTCAGATTTTGAACCACACCTTTAAATGGAGGTGTCGGGTACTGGGAATTAAATAGTGGCAATCGATAAATTGCCTTTCCATTCACCGCCATTATTTAATCGAAGTATGCGAGTGGGCGGTGTGaagcttaaaggagtacagagggcgataaaaaaaaaatcatattaaGGGGCGGgtggggggtgtcgaggtagcttgccgttgttggccgcactcaagtgggcatcatCACGActataccaaaaaaaaaaaaagtgggagaggagagttgaggacttcaaagtgatgcatataggcaggatgaccgatactgatgggacggaagcacactgtaggtgagaggtgcactagagtggtctctccgctaggcccgtttcttgaagaaagcgcacgaggccgcgagtttttgtaagtcgttccgcacaagaaccttcggggaagaggacgtccgtcagtatgccaggcctggcgtggggaagatgggtttcccgcatagtatggtatgctcggcattctgtcaggatatgcgcaattgtctccggatgattacagtgtccgcagctggagtcctccctggagccgatcttgaacagttgcgagttcgtgaacgcaggtcctgtgcgtaatcgatggagcattgtctgcataccacgtggaagatctttcgtgggaagggAGGGTCGgggattctgcatgatgtcctgtatgccaaattaagacgtctgatgaaaatgtcattttaccgaataacgGGAAAGGTTTTGATCTGTGCAacttgtttcccagaaaaaaaaaaaaaaaaaaactcgcataaacatggCTTCGCGTGTTCACCCTGAACTCGCTACTCAGAGTACCTTTattgtataaaaaaaaataggaggggaAGGTTAGagtgcgctacggcggcttgctattctcaAGAGTTTTGCGGGATTGCTTCGAAAGTTCCCCGAAGTGCGTTTTGTTCTCTGGCGGCAATACCATTTTTCGTATCATATATTTGATTTATTACAACAACAATGAATGAAGAAGTggtgatgacatgggatgtttccccgtggtagccacacggccctaccccacttcacagcggcTAATATGAggggatgaattatggtgagagtgaagcgacgacaggtttgagttctgtttagagctcttcgaggagtccagtggcttgcgtgaaagcaaaaagggagcgaagagcccggcaccgatgcgcaggggagctccatgggcaaagtactttggacagcctgaatggtctatggtcaaggagctcaagttggagttcgactctagtcggcgaacactgaagaacgccctcgcgaaacttgacaaccgatcagatagtgttgagaaggtactggggagctggccaaggcagcaccagcaatctgcgctgtgtgcactcacgacctacctcaaggacatccGTGCTGATATAATATTCCGCACGTCAACCgccctggaacagctggtcgcgcCAGTGGGACTtgcgtttccatttttttcctttctatttctattctattctatttgATCTATTACAAGATGAAAGTAAATGAATGGTATTTTCTTCAGTCCGTAATGTTTCAAGTATGATGTTCAAGGTCGTAGAATTCTATCTTCGCGCAGTAAAGTTCGTCTTTGTACACGTGGTATTGAGTGATGGGGGTGGGCAGGGTCGGATTTAGGGGGGAGGGAttcggatgtcctgacccccgtCAATTTCAGTCGTTACAGAGTTTCAATTGACGTTGGCGGTGTAATAGCACCAAGgcaagcccccccccctacccccccccctcagaaaaatcctggatccgcctcgGAGGTGGGCAGGGGATTCCGTAAACTATCTTGCAAGGGGGGAAAAGGAGGAGCTTACCTATGTTTACTTTTTTAAGTGTTTTTCGTGTCATTTGATTTTGACATGCGTAAGCATGAAGTGCAGGTGAAAACCAGGGATGAATTTTCGAACTTGCCTTTTCAAGGTGCAATATACCAGGATTATACCACTTCGCCTTCTCAGCCATGGCGCCCAGCCACGGAGCCTTCCGCATGTCCTTGCGCAGGAACCGCGTGCCCATCGTCACGTCTTTCGCCAGCGACCACGGATTCAGCTGGACATCGAACAGCGCTTTGTTGTACCTGAACCCGAATGACTTGGTCTACTTATTCCTGGAGGAAGGCGATATCTATGAATCGACAGCTGTCAACCGCGCGTTCACATCATTCACGGGACATTTGGTGAACGCTGACCACCTGATGGGACGTAACAGTGGCGATGAAGATACCGGAGAGCCCGACGAGATGGACGATATTTTTGAGAGGCTGTCGAGAATAACGCGCAATTGAACGCATTTACGGTGTCTTTCCGTTTTATGTAGAGCAGGGTCATCGAATAAAGTAGCCTGCCTAAGTATATGCGCAATCAATCATGGCATTAGTGCGCGGCATCTGCTCCTTGGTGGTTACTCCAGGTCGTGCTGTGGACTTGCAGGTAGCGGGTTCGAATCGTACAGTGCTGGGAAAAAATTTACAGAACAGGCTCCGGcgtattccttcctcagagtgatacgctagcagcgaatggggcCGTACGGGCTTAGAGATGCGCCTAGGAAACAGTCACCCGTTTGCTAGTCCGTACTGTACCATTTGCTGCTAGCGTGCCACCCTGTTTGCGGCAGACGACCAAGACGAATGGCGACACAGTCCtccttgaagtctgcccaggacgcataccaacaCACTCCTGTCTGTCTCTATTTCCTGCTGTCCCATCTGTCCACGACTGTAGggcgctcacagccacagttgcttcgtggagctaacacggaatgaaaTGACAACGAAAAGTATTCCAAAGAGCAGTACTTGTGGAAGGACAGATGTTCCTCCTGAACAATGTGGGCGGTGAATATATTTAACCGTCGACTTATGGACGTGTACTGTTGACTGATTTGGTTGGTCGGTTGGGATGGTTGGtggtgaagggaagacgcgtctctgaagaTGTACAGTgagcaaaataaagaaaaaggttGTTGTCCGCAAACAATTCGTGAAGGAAGACCTGTCGAACGgattttttgttctgaaaacggcagcGGTATCAGGGGATCAGACCGGACGAGATATTTTCATTGGGGACAACCtcatagcttttataattaaaaagttaattgtcGAAAATGAAGACATTGTAGGAGCTTGCTCGTGCCTTCCTGAAGAGTGCACTTCTGCATATACTATATTGAAATTGATTTCGTCTCGGAAAAGGTGATATATCCATTTGTAAAAAAATTCCGTCTACACTTAGCCGGAACACCTTTTATATTCCTGCAGTGGATTCCGGGTCACTGTGCTTTAAAAGCCATTGAGGAGGCCGTGAGCGTGGCAACGGCTGTAACATGGGTCCCAGTCAGCCGCGACCGTTGCGCTGTAGAGGGGGTCACAGGAGGACGCTAGTACTTGCGTGATTTCGGCCACTGGTCCTGTAGCAGTGCTCCACCTGTTGTGTCGTGGCGAACACCGAGCCACATTGTCGTGGAATGTGAATTCTACGGCACGAGAAAGACGGACATAGCGTGATGAGCTGACTCGTACAAGCGAGAGACCATTCAACCTAGCTGCACTTATCGGCCCCTATGAAGACCCTGTGCTCAATCGTTgcgttcttcacctgttcatggacttcttGTCGTCCACCAGGATGCTTCAAACGCATTAGTGTGTGTGCGCGTTTTCGACTATATATATTCTGTCTTCATGTAccgttccacgtgcaatggggtagggtaaccgcggtgaaacactccATGTCACCTTTATTATCTAC
This sequence is a window from Ornithodoros turicata isolate Travis chromosome 10, ASM3712646v1, whole genome shotgun sequence. Protein-coding genes within it:
- the LOC135369802 gene encoding complement C1q tumor necrosis factor-related protein 4-like — protein: MLAWIVAVLACFVACVTGQVGFTMTQAAVDGNYLRFSLVPTNYRADITKELGAFRCNIPGLYHFAFSAMAPSHGAFRMSLRRNRVPIVTSFASDHGFSWTSNSALLYLNPNDLVYLFLEEGDIYESTAVNRAFTSFTGHLVNADHLMGRNSGDEDTGEPDEMDDIFERLSRITRN